The following proteins are co-located in the Sebaldella sp. S0638 genome:
- a CDS encoding PH domain-containing protein, with product MNGNIDLQPNEIIVEKVKGDMWDFGQKRGSYIFTNQRVVFTPSSLIGKAKNVEFSYSEIDTLKKCGIGPILLPILPFGIKVVTKEGKKYKLSLLNRNKWFNLIQNS from the coding sequence ATGAACGGGAATATTGATTTACAACCAAATGAAATAATAGTGGAAAAAGTAAAAGGTGATATGTGGGATTTCGGGCAAAAGAGAGGAAGTTATATTTTTACAAATCAAAGGGTAGTATTTACTCCGTCATCTTTGATTGGTAAAGCCAAAAATGTGGAATTCTCATATAGTGAGATAGATACATTGAAAAAATGCGGGATTGGACCTATTTTACTGCCAATTCTTCCGTTTGGAATAAAGGTGGTAACAAAAGAAGGGAAAAAATATAAATTATCGCTGCTTAACAGAAATAAATGGTTTAATCTGATACAAAACAGCTAA
- the hflX gene encoding GTPase HflX, whose product MTKNAIIIGVKINNQKDFDYMMDELENLAHANNINVTERLVQSLDKIHAGHYLGSGKIDELKDITSETGVDMVIFNDELSPYQIRNLEELLDVEVIDRTQLILDIFYKRAKTKEAKLQVEIARLQYELPRMRTSRDEKLDQQSGASGTSNRGAGETKLEINYRTIKHRIQLLNKELENVIKERSIQRKQRKKNQIPVVSLVGYTNAGKSTIMNKFVNKFNKGESKEVFEKDMLFATLETSVRNITLPDKKKFLLTDTVGFVSNLPHHLIKAFRSTLEEVREADLLIHVVDYSSIHCKNMMETTNSTLAEVGIKDVPVVYVYNKSDLTEKEIPEDDGDSIYISAKKDIGLDLLLEKIYEKIFQNYEKAVFLIPYNKGEIVSHFSENASVLDIKHEENGTKITVECRKSDIEKYKNYIITN is encoded by the coding sequence ATGACAAAAAATGCAATTATTATAGGAGTAAAAATAAATAATCAAAAAGACTTTGATTATATGATGGATGAGCTGGAAAATCTTGCTCATGCCAATAATATCAATGTTACTGAAAGACTTGTACAGAGCCTTGACAAAATACATGCGGGACATTATCTCGGCAGCGGTAAAATTGATGAATTAAAAGATATTACATCTGAGACAGGTGTTGACATGGTTATATTTAATGATGAACTCTCTCCGTATCAGATAAGAAACCTTGAAGAGCTTCTGGATGTAGAAGTCATAGACAGAACACAGCTTATTCTGGATATTTTTTATAAGCGGGCTAAAACCAAAGAAGCAAAGCTTCAGGTAGAAATTGCAAGACTTCAATATGAGCTTCCAAGAATGCGTACCAGCCGTGATGAAAAGCTCGATCAGCAAAGCGGTGCTTCCGGTACCAGCAACCGAGGAGCCGGAGAAACAAAGCTGGAGATCAATTACAGAACTATAAAACACCGTATTCAGCTGCTTAATAAAGAACTGGAAAATGTAATCAAAGAGAGAAGTATTCAGCGTAAACAGCGTAAAAAGAATCAGATTCCCGTTGTTTCCCTTGTAGGATACACTAATGCCGGAAAATCTACTATTATGAATAAATTCGTTAATAAATTTAATAAAGGTGAAAGCAAGGAAGTATTTGAAAAAGATATGCTTTTTGCCACACTTGAAACTAGTGTCAGAAATATCACACTTCCAGATAAGAAGAAATTTCTTCTTACTGATACTGTTGGATTTGTGAGTAATCTGCCCCATCATCTGATAAAGGCTTTCCGTTCTACTCTTGAGGAAGTCCGTGAGGCTGATCTGCTTATTCATGTGGTGGACTATTCCAGCATTCACTGCAAAAATATGATGGAAACCACTAATTCCACTCTTGCTGAAGTCGGAATAAAAGATGTACCGGTTGTATATGTTTATAACAAATCAGATCTCACTGAAAAAGAAATTCCCGAAGATGACGGAGATTCCATCTATATTTCTGCGAAAAAAGATATCGGTCTGGATTTACTTCTTGAAAAGATCTATGAGAAAATTTTTCAGAATTATGAGAAAGCTGTATTTTTGATTCCGTATAACAAAGGTGAAATAGTATCACATTTTAGTGAAAATGCTTCTGTTCTTGACATAAAGCATGAAGAAAACGGCACAAAAATTACTGTTGAATGTCGTAAAAGCGACATTGAAAAATATAAAAATTATATTATCACAAATTAA